Proteins encoded in a region of the Mucilaginibacter sabulilitoris genome:
- a CDS encoding sugar phosphate isomerase/epimerase family protein, with amino-acid sequence MKVLFFCPMWGLADMPVPQMLHKIKNAGYDGIEFGFTPDYMHKEEFIELAAALGLLIIGQQCFAVGSDFKAYRSSFRKNIEWLISFNPLLINSHTGRDFYNFNQNRELIQIAAEAELASGVKILHETHRGRFAFHPLQCIQYLDGFPGLGFTADFSHFCTVCESYLEDQALALSQIRERCFHIHARVGHPQGPQVIDPRLPEYSAALQVHLNWWDNIFEIRKNSNAATLSITPEFGPVPYMPASPFTGQPLASQWEINHYMMQFLRRRYNDN; translated from the coding sequence ATGAAAGTACTGTTCTTTTGTCCGATGTGGGGACTGGCCGATATGCCGGTCCCCCAAATGCTGCATAAAATAAAAAATGCAGGATATGATGGTATTGAATTTGGTTTTACTCCCGATTACATGCACAAAGAAGAATTTATAGAACTGGCAGCTGCGCTTGGCCTGTTGATCATCGGGCAGCAGTGCTTTGCCGTTGGCAGTGACTTTAAAGCTTATAGGTCCAGTTTCAGGAAAAACATCGAATGGTTAATATCTTTTAACCCCCTATTAATTAACAGCCATACCGGAAGAGATTTTTACAATTTTAACCAAAACCGGGAACTCATTCAAATAGCGGCCGAGGCTGAGCTGGCATCAGGTGTAAAAATACTTCATGAAACACACCGCGGCCGTTTCGCATTTCATCCTCTGCAATGTATACAGTATCTTGACGGGTTCCCGGGTTTAGGCTTTACTGCCGATTTTTCACATTTCTGCACCGTATGCGAATCGTACCTCGAAGATCAGGCGCTGGCTTTAAGTCAGATCAGGGAAAGGTGCTTTCATATCCATGCGCGGGTGGGCCATCCTCAGGGGCCTCAGGTAATTGATCCGCGCCTGCCGGAATATTCCGCGGCATTGCAGGTACACCTCAACTGGTGGGATAACATTTTTGAAATAAGGAAAAACAGCAATGCTGCGACACTCAGCATCACCCCCGAGTTTGGGCCTGTGCCTTATATGCCGGCCAGTCCGTTCACTGGGCAGCCATTGGCCAGCCAGTGGGAAATCAATCATTACATGATGCAATTTTTAAGACGGAGATATAATGACAATTAA
- a CDS encoding RagB/SusD family nutrient uptake outer membrane protein gives MKLKYIFYLAACCLLVTSCAKDFLNQKPNVIISDAEYWKSTNDLKLYTNNYYNTMFPPYSDYFQVGVYGDDADMGSDNMVKLPYNSALNGETVVPASGGGWDWTKLRTLNYFMDNYHKVNDSWDNLKPYVGETLFLRAMFYFDMLKKFGPLPWINKALNSDDKKLYGARLPRNIVADSILADLDHAIAYLPSRNGSQVGRINKEVAMLLQSRVALYEGTWEKYHSGTPFGVTGANGNDFLKKAADAAGTLIDNEAGFTLDNVGVADGYRKLFNQTDYSNSNEVMFWRKFDNSLGIYQHWYLFVPLGLDRGITKNLVDDYLCADGKPIGVSPLYQGDDSLQQVVKNRDPRLRQTIFTNGAVITSNRAGGAPDVIFTKPDFANSANAPTGYELLKGNISDASQQVENSTQALIYFRFAEALLNFAEAKAELGILTQGDADKSINKLRGRVGMPSLNISGIVNDPDWTFPDLSPVINEVRRERRIELACEGFRHDDIFRWAAAKTLIAGWQPKGAKLKQWATLFPAAVLSKYTVDSKGYILPFGKVPALTNGYKFNNNRDYLLPLPSDQLVLNPALGGNNPGW, from the coding sequence ATGAAACTTAAATATATATTTTACCTGGCTGCCTGCTGTTTGCTGGTTACGTCATGTGCCAAAGACTTTCTTAATCAGAAGCCTAATGTGATTATCAGTGACGCTGAGTACTGGAAATCAACCAACGACCTGAAGTTGTATACCAATAACTACTATAATACCATGTTCCCTCCATATTCAGATTATTTCCAGGTGGGAGTTTATGGCGACGACGCCGACATGGGCAGCGATAATATGGTTAAATTACCTTACAACTCGGCCCTGAATGGCGAAACGGTGGTGCCGGCAAGCGGCGGCGGATGGGACTGGACTAAATTACGCACACTCAATTATTTTATGGACAATTATCATAAAGTAAATGATAGCTGGGATAACCTTAAACCCTATGTTGGCGAAACGCTCTTTCTTCGAGCGATGTTTTACTTTGATATGCTGAAAAAATTTGGCCCCTTACCCTGGATCAATAAGGCTTTAAACTCAGATGATAAAAAGCTGTACGGAGCTCGTCTGCCGCGAAACATTGTTGCTGATTCTATTTTGGCCGATCTAGATCACGCTATCGCGTATCTCCCGTCAAGGAACGGCAGCCAGGTGGGAAGGATAAATAAAGAGGTGGCCATGCTTCTTCAATCAAGGGTAGCCCTATACGAGGGAACTTGGGAAAAATACCATAGCGGGACACCGTTTGGTGTAACAGGAGCGAACGGGAACGATTTTTTAAAAAAAGCGGCCGATGCAGCCGGTACTTTAATTGATAATGAGGCAGGGTTTACGCTGGATAATGTTGGTGTTGCGGATGGTTACCGAAAGCTATTTAATCAAACAGATTACAGCAATAGCAATGAAGTGATGTTTTGGCGCAAGTTTGATAATTCGCTGGGGATATATCAGCACTGGTATCTTTTTGTACCGCTGGGACTTGACAGGGGTATTACCAAAAACCTTGTTGATGATTACTTATGTGCCGATGGTAAGCCTATTGGTGTAAGCCCGCTGTATCAGGGTGATGACTCGCTGCAGCAGGTGGTTAAAAATCGTGATCCGCGGTTACGGCAAACTATATTTACAAACGGTGCTGTAATTACAAGTAACAGGGCAGGAGGCGCTCCTGACGTGATCTTTACCAAACCGGATTTTGCCAATTCGGCAAATGCGCCAACTGGTTATGAACTGTTAAAGGGAAATATAAGCGATGCTTCACAACAGGTTGAAAACTCAACCCAAGCGCTTATTTATTTCAGGTTTGCCGAGGCATTACTCAATTTTGCTGAAGCTAAAGCAGAATTGGGCATCCTTACTCAGGGCGATGCGGATAAAAGCATCAACAAGTTGAGGGGCAGGGTTGGGATGCCATCGCTCAATATATCCGGCATTGTAAATGACCCTGACTGGACATTCCCTGATCTTTCTCCGGTTATTAACGAGGTAAGACGCGAACGCAGGATTGAACTTGCGTGTGAGGGCTTCAGGCATGATGATATATTCAGATGGGCAGCCGCAAAAACGCTCATTGCAGGCTGGCAGCCAAAAGGTGCTAAACTAAAACAATGGGCCACCCTGTTCCCGGCTGCGGTGTTGAGTAAATACACCGTTGACAGCAAAGGCTATATCCTGCCATTCGGAAAAGTGCCTGCCCTAACAAATGGCTACAAGTTTAATAATAACAGAGATTACCTGCTGCCATTGCCGTCAGATCAGTTAGTACTCAATCCTGCCCTTGGGGGTAATAATCCTGGCTGGTAA
- a CDS encoding SusC/RagA family TonB-linked outer membrane protein has product MRRKLLLRSFFACAMLLCCSACLLLAQERIGAGTVIKGSVVSADGLPLSGATITEKNTGNVKTTAQDGTFTIALKRTSNRLVVSFIGFITQEVEVKRTAPLKVQLEASSNSLQDVVVVGYGQRKKVDLTGSVVTVSSKDLQNRPVTDVAQALQGQVANLNITQSSGGGSPAAAPNINVRGYTGFGVSASPLIVIDGVPGGDINNINAADIESISILKDAASSAIYGSSAPYGVMLITTRQGKKNQRTTISYNNNFSLAQTINLPHMVNSLDFANIYNEAFVNSGRAPWFSDETIQRIKDYQAGALKTETIKDPNNDDWLGSGIGYFTGTGPNTGNGNNDWFKIFFKPWSFSQQHNISVNGGGANSSYYVGAGLLDKNGMYNFMKDTYKRYNLRANISSNVSDIITLNFRSSFSRELSNTPATYAAATGGNYMHQIARKLPTTPLKNPDGNYSDYSNINLFTQGGRDIYTNDKPMLTGEVVLKPVKGLNLTANFTYDGQNYNESDFNKTVYTVLPSGNKVVEFQTDPNNSLAENYLKQDHYITNIYASYDKHFGAHNFQLLGGYIKDYTRLTSLNASNSLLYSNDIPSLNLTYNPTPSVGDNDMRLSIEGFFGRFNYNYKDKYLLEVNGRYDASSRFLAGHRWNLYPSVSAGYVVSEEAFWKSIQPTVNVLKIRASYGSLGDQWGDNPDRNNYYPFYPSLGTVAPTSTNWIFGDGRQAYIAPPGLVNPNLTWATIKSANIGLDAEVLKNRLAIAYDWYVRNASDFVGPAQSLPSVLGTSVPKANNAAMRTTGFELTVSWRDHIGKFNYFAKGVLSNATSKVVKYPNSTSLLSDWYEGMKMGEIWGYQTAGLFQSAAEVASSPNQQKIFGGNWTAGDVKYNDLNKDGIIDYGNNTLSNHGDLKIIGNNTPQYTYGLSLGGSFKNFDVSFFVQGVAKRDVWIGSNMYWGIIGGEWQSTVLDQNLDRWTPNAPNGFFPKYYMTGEMNKNMQVQTRYLQNAAYLRIKNIQVGYTLPALLISKIGVQKVRIYLSGDNLATFTKLQQSIDPELAVGDAKLYPIQRIFSAGLNVTL; this is encoded by the coding sequence ATGAGAAGAAAACTACTTCTGAGATCTTTTTTTGCATGCGCAATGCTCCTTTGTTGCTCTGCATGTTTGCTTTTGGCCCAGGAAAGGATCGGAGCAGGTACAGTAATAAAGGGGAGTGTGGTATCTGCCGATGGTTTGCCGCTCTCCGGGGCAACTATTACTGAAAAAAATACGGGCAATGTGAAAACTACCGCGCAGGACGGCACTTTTACCATCGCTTTGAAAAGGACGTCAAACCGGTTAGTGGTTTCGTTTATCGGTTTTATTACGCAGGAGGTTGAAGTTAAGCGGACCGCGCCGCTAAAAGTACAATTGGAGGCATCCAGTAATTCGCTTCAGGATGTGGTGGTAGTCGGTTACGGACAGCGTAAGAAAGTAGACCTTACCGGTTCTGTTGTCACTGTATCATCAAAAGATCTTCAAAACAGGCCGGTTACTGATGTTGCGCAGGCACTTCAGGGCCAGGTAGCCAATTTAAATATAACCCAGTCATCAGGCGGCGGTTCGCCGGCTGCAGCTCCAAATATCAATGTGAGGGGATACACCGGCTTCGGCGTTTCAGCATCTCCGCTTATTGTTATTGATGGTGTGCCGGGCGGAGATATCAACAATATCAACGCTGCGGATATTGAGTCAATATCCATACTCAAAGACGCCGCCTCTTCTGCCATTTACGGTTCAAGCGCTCCCTATGGTGTCATGCTCATTACCACCAGGCAAGGTAAAAAAAATCAGAGAACCACAATTTCCTATAATAACAACTTTTCCCTGGCGCAAACAATTAACCTTCCGCATATGGTTAATTCATTGGATTTCGCAAACATCTACAATGAGGCCTTTGTAAATTCCGGAAGGGCACCATGGTTCAGTGATGAAACTATCCAGCGCATAAAAGATTACCAGGCAGGTGCTTTGAAAACCGAAACCATTAAGGACCCTAATAACGACGACTGGCTGGGCTCCGGAATAGGTTATTTTACAGGCACAGGGCCCAACACCGGCAATGGCAATAACGACTGGTTTAAAATATTTTTTAAACCATGGTCATTCAGCCAGCAGCATAACATAAGTGTAAACGGAGGCGGTGCCAATTCCAGTTATTATGTGGGAGCTGGTTTGCTGGATAAAAATGGCATGTACAATTTTATGAAGGATACTTATAAAAGATATAACCTGCGCGCTAATATTTCATCCAATGTGTCGGATATCATTACGCTTAACTTCAGAAGTTCATTTTCACGCGAGTTAAGCAATACGCCTGCAACCTATGCCGCGGCAACAGGGGGGAACTATATGCACCAGATTGCCCGTAAATTACCAACAACACCTTTGAAAAATCCCGACGGAAATTATTCCGATTATTCTAACATAAACCTGTTTACCCAGGGTGGCCGGGACATTTATACCAATGACAAGCCCATGTTAACCGGCGAGGTGGTACTGAAGCCCGTTAAGGGATTAAACTTGACAGCCAATTTTACCTACGACGGGCAAAATTACAACGAGAGCGATTTTAACAAAACAGTGTACACCGTGCTGCCAAGCGGAAATAAAGTTGTAGAATTTCAAACCGATCCAAACAATTCTTTGGCAGAAAATTACCTGAAGCAGGATCATTATATTACCAATATATATGCTTCTTATGATAAGCATTTCGGTGCGCACAACTTTCAGCTACTGGGAGGATATATTAAAGATTACACTCGTTTAACATCTTTAAACGCCAGCAACTCGCTGCTGTATTCCAATGATATTCCTTCGTTGAATTTAACCTATAATCCTACCCCTTCTGTTGGTGATAACGATATGCGGCTGTCTATTGAAGGTTTTTTTGGCAGGTTTAATTATAATTATAAAGATAAGTACCTGCTTGAGGTGAACGGAAGATATGATGCTTCTTCGCGTTTTCTGGCAGGGCATAGGTGGAATTTATATCCATCGGTTTCGGCCGGCTATGTGGTGTCTGAAGAGGCATTCTGGAAATCCATACAACCGACGGTAAACGTATTGAAGATAAGGGCATCATACGGTTCATTAGGCGATCAGTGGGGCGATAATCCCGACCGCAATAACTATTACCCGTTCTACCCAAGCCTGGGCACCGTCGCCCCGACATCAACCAACTGGATATTTGGAGACGGAAGGCAGGCTTACATAGCCCCTCCCGGCCTCGTTAACCCGAACCTTACCTGGGCTACCATCAAGTCGGCCAATATTGGTCTTGATGCCGAAGTTTTAAAGAACAGGCTTGCTATAGCCTATGACTGGTATGTGCGCAATGCGTCAGATTTTGTGGGCCCTGCTCAATCATTGCCGTCGGTGCTGGGTACCAGCGTTCCAAAGGCAAATAATGCAGCCATGCGTACCACTGGTTTTGAGTTAACAGTTTCATGGCGGGACCATATCGGAAAATTCAATTACTTCGCAAAGGGGGTGCTGAGCAACGCAACCAGCAAAGTGGTTAAATACCCTAACTCCACAAGCTTATTGTCGGATTGGTATGAGGGCATGAAGATGGGCGAAATATGGGGCTATCAAACAGCCGGCCTTTTCCAATCGGCTGCGGAAGTCGCCTCATCGCCTAATCAGCAGAAAATTTTTGGCGGAAACTGGACCGCGGGCGATGTTAAATACAACGACCTTAATAAAGACGGGATAATCGATTACGGAAATAATACATTATCCAATCACGGCGACCTCAAAATTATTGGCAATAACACACCGCAATATACTTATGGCCTATCGCTGGGCGGATCATTTAAAAACTTTGATGTATCGTTTTTTGTACAGGGCGTCGCCAAACGCGATGTGTGGATAGGCTCTAATATGTATTGGGGAATCATTGGAGGTGAATGGCAAAGTACTGTGCTTGATCAAAATCTTGACAGGTGGACACCGAATGCGCCAAACGGATTTTTTCCTAAGTATTACATGACCGGGGAAATGAACAAGAACATGCAGGTACAAACCCGTTACCTTCAAAATGCAGCTTACTTGCGCATTAAAAATATACAGGTAGGTTATACTTTGCCCGCATTGCTTATTTCAAAAATCGGTGTGCAAAAAGTACGTATCTACCTGAGCGGCGATAACCTTGCAACATTTACCAAATTACAACAATCAATAGATCCTGAGCTTGCGGTTGGTGATGCCAAACTATACCCGATACAGCGAATATTTTCTGCAGGCCTGAATGTTACACTTTAA
- a CDS encoding beta-N-acetylhexosaminidase produces the protein MLRNYYNHLKLSKIFVALFAGMLAAVTAGAQNIIPQPQHIAYRPGAFIINSATKIVAAGNLTNQGAFLQEKIAILTGYRLAIVNESKKTINNSISLKNNIRVTGNESYHLNITSNRVVIEAGTSGGLFYGCVSLVQLLPLPETTTDVKEQGILLRAVDVTDAPRFKWRGLMLDVSRTFMSPDYVKSTIDRMAFYKLNILHLHLTDDQGWRMPVKGYSQLNIQASRFDTLYHEPKEVEGYYTTTDIQQLVSYAASRNVELVPEIESPGHSHAALFAYPELLCNYKISPVAPFSKGPAVNDVFCVGNPATLNFFQTVIGETAQLFPSGYLHLGGDEVPRNYWQSCPRCQEVVFAEKLPNTSALQGYFMQKLHDFVVKQGKRPVAWDEILHDNEFLTKDWIVMSWTGSQPGLQAASKGYDVVMTPTSHMYFDYGYDAINTKKVFDFNPFEGAAPGDTLKKHILGIQANFWSHIDRTPAKTDYQLFPRILGLAERAWSAADDLDYAAFRLRQRYHRRWLELMGVNYYAGDFN, from the coding sequence ATGTTAAGAAATTATTATAACCATTTAAAGCTTAGTAAGATATTTGTCGCACTTTTTGCCGGCATGCTGGCCGCTGTTACAGCAGGTGCACAAAATATCATTCCCCAACCACAGCACATAGCATACAGGCCGGGGGCGTTTATAATTAATTCGGCAACTAAAATTGTAGCTGCCGGTAACTTGACAAATCAGGGCGCTTTTCTTCAGGAAAAGATAGCCATTTTAACCGGCTACCGCCTTGCGATAGTTAATGAATCAAAAAAGACTATAAATAACAGTATTTCCCTGAAAAATAACATACGAGTAACAGGCAACGAATCCTATCATTTGAATATTACATCCAACCGGGTTGTGATAGAGGCAGGCACTTCGGGTGGATTATTTTACGGCTGTGTTAGCCTGGTGCAGTTGTTGCCGCTGCCTGAAACAACGACAGATGTTAAAGAACAAGGCATATTGCTACGCGCCGTTGACGTTACAGATGCCCCACGGTTTAAATGGCGCGGGTTAATGCTCGATGTGTCAAGAACTTTCATGTCGCCGGATTATGTAAAAAGCACCATCGACAGGATGGCCTTTTACAAACTGAATATCTTGCATCTTCATTTAACCGATGATCAGGGTTGGCGAATGCCGGTTAAAGGCTATTCGCAATTAAACATACAAGCATCCAGGTTTGATACCTTATACCATGAGCCTAAGGAGGTTGAAGGGTACTATACAACCACTGATATTCAGCAATTGGTGAGTTATGCAGCTTCAAGAAATGTTGAGCTGGTACCCGAAATTGAATCGCCGGGGCATAGTCATGCTGCTTTATTTGCCTACCCCGAACTTTTGTGTAATTATAAAATATCACCGGTAGCGCCATTTTCAAAGGGGCCTGCGGTAAATGATGTGTTTTGTGTTGGCAACCCCGCCACCCTGAATTTTTTTCAAACGGTTATCGGCGAAACAGCCCAGCTTTTCCCGTCCGGATATTTACATCTTGGGGGCGACGAGGTTCCGAGAAATTATTGGCAAAGCTGCCCCAGGTGCCAGGAAGTAGTATTTGCCGAAAAGCTCCCGAATACCAGTGCGCTTCAAGGCTATTTTATGCAGAAACTACATGATTTTGTTGTTAAGCAAGGCAAGCGGCCGGTTGCCTGGGACGAAATACTGCATGATAATGAGTTTTTAACAAAAGATTGGATCGTGATGAGCTGGACGGGTAGCCAGCCGGGGCTTCAGGCGGCGTCAAAAGGTTACGATGTTGTAATGACCCCAACTTCCCACATGTACTTTGATTATGGCTATGATGCCATAAATACCAAAAAAGTATTTGATTTTAATCCGTTTGAAGGCGCCGCGCCTGGTGATACGCTTAAGAAGCACATTTTGGGAATACAGGCGAACTTTTGGTCGCACATAGACCGAACACCCGCCAAAACCGACTATCAGTTATTTCCCCGCATACTGGGCCTTGCCGAACGGGCCTGGTCGGCCGCCGATGATCTTGACTATGCGGCATTCCGGCTCCGACAGCGATACCACAGGCGCTGGCTTGAGCTTATGGGCGTAAATTACTACGCTGGAGATTTTAACTAA
- a CDS encoding AraC family transcriptional regulator, whose amino-acid sequence MHVKINASKTRTIIDFRQSGFSELVVLGKYNYNKAEDILENHVHDRMIEICYSDKGSQWFAVEKQRYLVKGGDVFIHYPDELHGSGGYPEEKGCLYWFIIKVPKKTKAQSTTAFLINQLIDMNRRHFRGDGSIKKMLEEIFKVSRSEEESMQMLKIKINLLSQLFLLKLIELANKKTNDTDNERLSKIYELINNSITQNLTIERLANEVNLSESRFKNWFRDLSGFTPLDFVQRKRVEHAMDRIKQNPDINFKDLALELNFSSQQYFTTVLKKFTGKTPSEIKQSTLELNTPGEP is encoded by the coding sequence ATGCACGTAAAAATAAACGCCTCAAAAACAAGAACAATCATTGATTTCCGCCAAAGCGGTTTTAGTGAACTGGTGGTGCTGGGGAAATATAATTACAACAAAGCCGAAGATATTCTGGAAAACCATGTACACGATCGTATGATTGAGATATGCTACAGCGATAAAGGCAGCCAGTGGTTTGCTGTAGAAAAACAGCGGTATTTAGTAAAGGGAGGCGATGTTTTTATACATTACCCTGATGAATTGCATGGATCTGGAGGCTATCCTGAGGAAAAAGGGTGCCTATATTGGTTTATTATCAAGGTCCCTAAAAAAACAAAGGCGCAAAGCACCACCGCTTTCCTGATCAATCAATTAATTGATATGAACAGACGGCATTTCAGGGGTGATGGTTCTATCAAAAAAATGCTTGAAGAAATTTTTAAGGTCAGCCGGTCGGAGGAAGAATCAATGCAAATGCTGAAAATAAAGATTAATCTTTTGTCGCAGCTGTTTTTATTAAAGTTGATTGAACTGGCCAACAAGAAAACAAATGATACGGACAATGAAAGGCTAAGTAAGATCTACGAGTTGATTAACAACAGCATTACCCAAAACTTAACGATAGAAAGGCTGGCCAATGAGGTGAACCTTTCTGAATCCCGTTTTAAGAACTGGTTCAGGGACCTGTCAGGCTTTACCCCCCTGGATTTTGTACAGCGCAAAAGAGTAGAGCATGCTATGGACAGGATCAAACAGAACCCAGATATTAATTTCAAAGACCTTGCTTTGGAACTCAATTTTTCTTCCCAGCAATACTTTACAACGGTTTTAAAAAAATTTACCGGGAAAACACCCAGTGAAATAAAGCAATCAACACTTGAATTGAATACGCCCGGGGAACCCTGA
- a CDS encoding glycoside hydrolase family 97 protein, which yields MKNRFIYCALSLTALNVFFLTANCLAQTKALDVQSEDHLNKITLFLSGEGRLSYNVTRRNKIIIASSPLGLSCNDQDFTSGLSVVAISPVQKKREQYELKVANNKSVDHVFESRSITLKNELGALIIMDLVAGKEGVAFRYRFHDGAKQVRSIKDELTGFHIAPNSKGWMEPYNKAGKYTPGYEDFYLNVNSGDSIFNPRNPSVGWCMPALFNVNNNKNWVLIAESGTDGSYPGCHLQPDAKGGIYRIAFAEKDEKYTLPLADKEHAYPESSLPWTMPWRTIVIGDQAGDILLSTLITDLAPASKIEDISWIEPGKAAWSWWSHPDDHSPEIYNEFTDLSASLGFKYTLFDAGWEKANREGKIIDHAIAKGVKPLVWGYSSEYFDPKKRKARFKQLAEMGVKGVKIDFWCSDRQEVMAALQSVFEDAAKEHLLIDLHGTTVPRGWQRTWPNYVTAEASLRTESYFYEPRFPEKAAEQNTVVPFTRNVAGPVDYTPFALTIRKYPRLNTAVHELATAMTYTSGIIHFADSKEVFDSLPVDVKNLFKEMPSTWDRTECIIAEPGKSLVLSRQKDALHYIVGINGTNNKLPVKLDLQKWGDGFSKFRLISEGKDRLMEFKVQTYPIKSDWSYVLVPKGGFIIQFIK from the coding sequence ATGAAAAACAGATTTATTTATTGCGCTTTAAGCTTAACAGCGCTTAATGTATTTTTTTTAACTGCGAACTGCCTTGCTCAAACAAAAGCGCTCGACGTACAATCTGAAGATCACCTGAATAAAATTACCTTGTTTTTAAGCGGAGAGGGAAGGCTATCTTATAATGTAACCCGGAGAAATAAAATAATAATTGCCAGCTCTCCTCTTGGTCTGAGTTGCAACGATCAGGATTTTACATCCGGATTGTCGGTTGTTGCTATTTCGCCTGTTCAAAAAAAAAGAGAACAATATGAATTAAAAGTAGCAAATAATAAAAGTGTAGACCATGTTTTTGAAAGCAGGAGCATTACTCTTAAAAATGAACTAGGAGCATTAATCATAATGGATCTGGTTGCCGGAAAAGAAGGTGTGGCGTTTCGTTACCGGTTTCACGATGGGGCAAAACAAGTTCGGTCAATAAAAGATGAACTTACCGGTTTTCATATTGCACCAAATTCAAAAGGCTGGATGGAGCCGTATAATAAGGCCGGCAAATATACCCCTGGGTATGAAGATTTTTACCTGAACGTAAATTCGGGCGACTCTATTTTCAACCCACGGAACCCGTCTGTCGGTTGGTGTATGCCTGCCCTTTTCAACGTAAATAACAACAAAAATTGGGTATTGATTGCAGAATCGGGCACGGATGGCTCTTATCCTGGCTGTCATTTACAACCAGATGCTAAAGGTGGCATTTATCGAATTGCGTTTGCTGAAAAAGACGAAAAATACACCCTCCCGTTGGCCGACAAAGAACATGCTTATCCCGAGTCAAGCCTTCCCTGGACTATGCCATGGCGGACCATTGTTATAGGAGATCAAGCAGGAGATATATTGCTGTCAACTTTGATCACCGATCTGGCGCCTGCTTCAAAAATTGAAGATATTTCGTGGATAGAACCGGGGAAAGCGGCATGGTCATGGTGGTCTCACCCGGATGATCATTCGCCAGAAATTTACAATGAATTTACAGATCTTTCAGCATCCTTAGGCTTTAAGTATACTCTTTTTGATGCCGGGTGGGAAAAAGCTAACAGAGAAGGAAAGATTATTGACCATGCTATTGCAAAAGGCGTTAAGCCATTGGTTTGGGGTTATTCATCAGAATATTTTGATCCGAAAAAAAGAAAAGCAAGGTTTAAGCAACTGGCCGAGATGGGGGTTAAAGGGGTTAAGATAGATTTTTGGTGCTCGGACAGGCAGGAAGTAATGGCAGCTTTGCAATCGGTTTTTGAAGATGCGGCTAAAGAGCATTTATTAATAGATCTTCACGGCACCACCGTCCCGAGGGGCTGGCAAAGGACCTGGCCAAATTACGTAACAGCCGAGGCCTCACTGAGAACAGAGAGCTACTTTTACGAGCCTAGATTTCCTGAAAAAGCTGCGGAACAAAACACGGTAGTGCCTTTTACCAGAAATGTAGCAGGCCCTGTCGACTATACGCCCTTTGCATTAACCATAAGAAAGTACCCCCGTTTAAACACAGCAGTTCATGAGCTTGCTACAGCCATGACATATACATCGGGGATTATTCATTTTGCAGATTCAAAAGAGGTGTTTGATTCGCTCCCGGTTGACGTTAAGAATCTGTTTAAAGAAATGCCTTCCACGTGGGATAGAACGGAATGCATCATAGCGGAACCAGGTAAATCGTTAGTGCTTTCCCGGCAAAAAGACGCACTTCATTATATTGTAGGAATAAACGGTACCAACAATAAATTACCCGTTAAACTGGATCTCCAAAAATGGGGCGACGGCTTTTCTAAATTCAGGTTAATATCAGAAGGAAAGGATCGATTAATGGAATTCAAAGTGCAAACGTATCCTATCAAGTCCGACTGGTCATATGTGTTGGTTCCTAAAGGAGGCTTTATTATTCAGTTTATTAAATAA
- a CDS encoding TlpA family protein disulfide reductase: MEPAQILKNTMSLLYYNQDFLMLSEDFIGYDTNGHRLNKRTFLKLFATGNYLPVRLQSPKLALYKLYKVKGPVLNNVKGTLKGWGELDYQHFQMEGRRLPDFNFTDLNGKDYNQQTCLGKTLVLKCWFLSCQACREEIPDLNRLVQQYRNRKDILFVSLVFDQKKDVNKFFEKTRFDYATVPDKKNYLTKKLDINLYPTHLIVNKSGIITKVVNTADELIVALNKEVLK, from the coding sequence ATGGAACCGGCGCAAATTCTAAAGAACACTATGAGTTTGCTCTACTATAATCAGGATTTTTTAATGCTGTCAGAAGATTTTATTGGTTACGATACAAATGGACACCGTTTAAACAAACGGACATTTTTGAAACTTTTCGCAACCGGAAATTACTTACCTGTACGCTTACAATCTCCTAAGCTCGCTTTATATAAACTTTACAAAGTAAAGGGCCCTGTTTTAAACAATGTTAAAGGCACACTTAAGGGTTGGGGGGAGCTGGATTATCAACATTTTCAAATGGAGGGGCGACGGTTGCCGGATTTTAATTTTACAGATTTAAATGGTAAGGATTATAATCAGCAAACATGTCTGGGAAAAACTTTGGTGCTAAAATGTTGGTTTTTATCTTGCCAGGCTTGCAGAGAAGAAATTCCAGATCTCAACCGGCTTGTTCAGCAGTATAGAAATCGAAAAGATATACTTTTTGTCAGCCTCGTATTTGATCAAAAAAAAGATGTAAACAAGTTTTTTGAGAAAACGCGGTTCGATTATGCAACAGTTCCTGACAAGAAGAATTATTTGACAAAAAAATTAGACATCAATCTATATCCAACGCACTTGATAGTTAATAAATCGGGGATTATAACAAAAGTAGTTAATACTGCCGACGAGCTTATTGTAGCATTGAATAAAGAAGTTTTAAAATGA